The following coding sequences lie in one Streptomyces sp. NBC_00510 genomic window:
- a CDS encoding 2-hydroxyacid dehydrogenase: MADITRNHRPTVWLPIPAADVEGLPAELDYLFWDGAEEFPADPADAAFYVVPYMKGPEVAGRPLPRMSGVGVVQTLSAGVDHVLPYLRQLPPGVRLCNARGVHEASTAELAVTLTLAALRGIPRFVRGQDAEEWHAGFYPALADKHVLIVGYGAIGAAIEDRLTPFECHVTRVARLSRRSPRGPVHALGDLPRLLPEADVVVLSTPLTADTRHLADARFLAGMKDGALLVNVARGPVVDTKALLGELEAGRLQAALDVTDPEPLPPGHPLWHAPGLLVSPHVGGSTSAFLPRAKRLLREQLRRFAAGQDLANVVMTT, translated from the coding sequence ATGGCTGACATCACCCGGAACCACCGCCCCACGGTCTGGCTCCCGATCCCCGCAGCGGACGTCGAAGGGCTCCCCGCAGAGCTCGACTACCTCTTCTGGGACGGTGCCGAGGAGTTCCCGGCCGACCCGGCCGACGCCGCGTTCTACGTGGTGCCCTACATGAAGGGCCCCGAGGTCGCCGGCCGCCCGCTGCCCCGCATGTCCGGGGTCGGCGTGGTGCAGACCCTCAGCGCGGGTGTCGACCACGTCCTGCCCTACCTCCGGCAGCTCCCGCCGGGTGTGCGGCTGTGCAACGCCCGCGGGGTGCACGAGGCCAGCACCGCCGAGCTGGCCGTCACCCTCACCCTTGCGGCCCTGCGCGGCATCCCCCGCTTCGTACGCGGCCAGGACGCCGAGGAATGGCACGCCGGCTTCTACCCGGCGCTCGCCGACAAGCACGTGCTCATCGTCGGCTACGGAGCGATCGGCGCGGCCATCGAGGACCGGCTCACCCCCTTCGAATGCCACGTCACCCGGGTCGCGCGGTTGTCCCGGCGCTCTCCGCGCGGCCCCGTGCACGCCCTGGGGGACCTGCCGCGGCTGCTGCCGGAGGCGGACGTGGTCGTCCTGTCGACCCCGCTCACCGCGGACACCCGCCATCTGGCCGACGCGCGGTTCCTGGCCGGGATGAAGGACGGGGCCCTGCTGGTGAACGTCGCCCGCGGACCCGTGGTGGACACCAAGGCGCTCCTCGGGGAGCTGGAGGCCGGCCGCCTCCAGGCGGCACTCGATGTCACCGATCCCGAGCCGCTGCCTCCGGGGCACCCGCTGTGGCACGCCCCGGGCCTCCTGGTCAGCCCGCACGTCGGCGGCAGCACCTCCGCGTTCCTGCCCAGGGCCAAGCGGCTGCTCCGCGAGCAACTCCGCCGTTTCGCGGCCGGCCAGGACCTCGCGAACGTCGTCATGACCACCTGA
- a CDS encoding PQQ-dependent sugar dehydrogenase, translated as MTAALAGAALLATGCSSDGGSAQAPPGSASASAGSSAPASGGGDEPSAPAKGTAEVTGTVATGLTTPWGVAVLAEGDLLVASRDTGRVVRVAADSGRTTQVGTVPGVSSGGEGGLLGLAVSRDFATDHLVYAYFTTASDNRIARMLYDPAKPAGEQLGAPDTILRGIPHGAIHNGGRIAFGPDGMLYAGTGESGDRGLAQDKKSLGGKILRMTPDGEPAHGNPEADSVVYSYGHRNVQGLAWDGQGRLWAAEFGQDTWDELNLIEPGKNYGWPVVEGLAHRDGYADAIAQWRTDDASPSGIAYADGSIWMASLRGARLWRIPLAGTKAAADPQAFFVGEYGRLRTVVADPDGGLLLTTSNTDGRGDPRKGDDRILRLRVS; from the coding sequence GTGACCGCCGCGCTGGCCGGTGCCGCGCTGCTCGCCACCGGATGCTCCTCGGACGGTGGCTCCGCCCAGGCACCCCCGGGCTCCGCCTCCGCCTCCGCCGGTTCGTCGGCACCGGCCTCCGGGGGCGGCGACGAACCCTCGGCGCCGGCGAAGGGCACGGCCGAGGTGACCGGCACCGTCGCGACCGGGCTCACCACCCCGTGGGGTGTGGCCGTGCTGGCCGAGGGCGATCTGCTGGTGGCCTCCCGGGACACCGGCCGGGTCGTCCGGGTGGCCGCCGACAGCGGCCGCACGACGCAGGTCGGCACGGTGCCCGGGGTCTCCTCGGGCGGCGAGGGCGGCCTCCTGGGGCTCGCCGTCTCGCGGGACTTCGCGACCGACCACCTGGTGTACGCCTACTTCACCACCGCCTCGGACAACCGCATCGCGCGCATGCTCTACGACCCGGCGAAGCCGGCCGGGGAGCAGCTGGGCGCCCCGGACACGATCCTGCGCGGCATCCCGCACGGCGCCATCCACAACGGCGGGCGGATCGCCTTCGGCCCCGACGGCATGCTCTACGCGGGCACGGGCGAGAGCGGCGACCGGGGCCTGGCGCAGGACAAGAAGTCCCTGGGCGGCAAGATCCTGCGGATGACCCCCGACGGCGAGCCGGCGCACGGCAATCCCGAGGCGGACTCCGTCGTCTACTCCTACGGGCACCGCAATGTGCAGGGCCTGGCCTGGGACGGCCAGGGGCGGCTGTGGGCCGCGGAGTTCGGGCAGGACACCTGGGACGAGCTGAATCTGATCGAGCCGGGGAAGAACTACGGCTGGCCGGTCGTGGAGGGCCTCGCCCATCGCGACGGCTACGCGGACGCGATCGCGCAGTGGCGCACCGACGACGCCTCGCCCAGCGGCATCGCCTACGCGGACGGCTCGATCTGGATGGCCTCGCTGCGCGGCGCCCGCCTGTGGCGGATCCCGCTGGCCGGTACGAAGGCCGCGGCCGACCCGCAGGCGTTCTTCGTCGGGGAGTACGGCCGGCTGCGCACCGTCGTCGCCGATCCGGACGGGGGTCTGCTGCTGACCACCAGCAACACCGACGGCCGCGGCGATCCCCGCAAGGGCGACGACCGGATCCTGCGGCTGCGGGTGAGCTGA
- a CDS encoding MMPL family transporter gives MAALARWCLNRRLAVVLLWLVALLGLSTAALLAGSAYSNDYDIKGTDSSKATALLKEAFPGSAGDSDTIVWHTDKGTVGVASVRERLTGALDEVAALPGVASVTSPYSAEGAPQISEDGHTAYATVMFDRPSDDLHADQVRKVVDTARAAADGNTQVALGGGAIALTEGGGGHMSEVVGVAVAAVVLLVAFGSLFAMFMPIITALVSVGTAYMAIELLGHLIRVADFAPMLGLLIGLGVGIDYALFIVTRHRRGLKQGLPVREAAEKAVATTGRAVVFAGGTVCVALLGMLILRLSFLNGVAIAASLTVILTVAASVTLLPALLGTIGMKALSRRERRRLVEHGPSPELPTGFAARWSAFVERHPKVLGAVAAVVMLVLALPTTSLHLGASDQGNSAAGTTTRQAYDMLSEGFGPGFNGPLQLVAKSGDAADRAALEQLTVVLGRTEGVAAVHMEQAQHGSGLDVIDVVPTTSPQDQATDRLVTHLREDVIPEATEGTSLEVYVGGVTAGYADFASVIVGKLPLFVGSVIGLGCLLLLLAFRSFGIPLKAAVMNVVAVASSFGIVVAIFQWGWGSELLGLGAAGPIEPFLPVIMVSVLFGLSMDYQVFLVSRMYEEWRETGDNRRAVRVGLAETSRVINSAAVIMISVFLAFVLSGDRVIAMFGIGLAAAVALDAFVLRTLLVPALMHMLGDWNWWLPRWLERRLPRICIEGPAEPAATAVDEPGSQTALRI, from the coding sequence ATGGCTGCACTCGCCCGCTGGTGCCTCAACCGCCGTCTCGCCGTCGTCCTGCTGTGGCTCGTCGCCCTCCTCGGTCTGTCCACGGCCGCCCTGCTCGCCGGATCCGCCTACTCCAACGACTACGACATCAAGGGCACCGACTCCAGCAAGGCCACCGCCCTGCTGAAGGAGGCCTTCCCCGGCTCGGCCGGGGACAGCGACACGATCGTCTGGCACACCGACAAGGGCACCGTGGGCGTCGCGTCCGTCAGGGAGCGGCTGACCGGCGCGCTGGACGAGGTGGCCGCACTCCCCGGGGTCGCCTCGGTGACCAGCCCCTACAGCGCCGAGGGCGCCCCGCAGATCAGCGAGGACGGGCACACCGCCTACGCGACCGTGATGTTCGACAGGCCCTCCGACGACCTGCACGCCGACCAGGTGCGCAAGGTCGTCGACACGGCCAGGGCGGCGGCCGACGGCAACACCCAGGTCGCCCTCGGCGGTGGCGCCATCGCGCTCACCGAGGGCGGCGGCGGGCACATGAGCGAGGTCGTGGGCGTCGCCGTCGCCGCCGTGGTCCTGCTGGTGGCCTTCGGTTCGCTGTTCGCGATGTTCATGCCGATCATCACCGCGCTGGTCAGCGTGGGCACCGCGTACATGGCGATCGAACTGCTCGGCCACCTGATCAGGGTGGCCGACTTCGCGCCGATGCTCGGCCTGCTCATCGGCCTGGGCGTCGGCATCGACTACGCCCTGTTCATCGTCACCCGCCACCGCAGGGGCCTGAAACAGGGCCTGCCGGTACGGGAAGCCGCCGAGAAGGCGGTCGCCACGACCGGCAGGGCGGTGGTCTTCGCCGGCGGCACGGTCTGCGTGGCCCTGCTCGGCATGCTGATCCTGCGGCTGTCCTTCCTCAACGGCGTCGCGATCGCCGCCTCCCTCACCGTGATCCTCACCGTCGCCGCCTCGGTGACGCTGCTGCCCGCGCTGCTGGGCACGATCGGCATGAAGGCGCTCAGCCGCCGGGAGCGGCGCCGGCTCGTCGAGCACGGGCCGTCGCCCGAGCTGCCGACCGGGTTCGCGGCCCGCTGGTCCGCGTTCGTCGAACGGCACCCCAAGGTCCTCGGCGCGGTCGCCGCCGTCGTCATGCTCGTCCTGGCGCTGCCCACGACCTCCCTCCACCTGGGTGCCTCCGACCAGGGCAACAGCGCCGCGGGCACCACCACCCGCCAGGCGTACGACATGCTCTCCGAGGGCTTCGGGCCCGGTTTCAACGGCCCGCTGCAACTGGTCGCCAAGTCGGGCGACGCCGCCGACCGCGCGGCCCTGGAGCAGCTCACGGTCGTCCTGGGGCGCACCGAGGGCGTCGCAGCGGTGCACATGGAGCAGGCGCAGCACGGCAGCGGGCTGGACGTCATCGACGTCGTCCCCACCACCTCCCCGCAGGACCAGGCCACCGACCGGCTCGTCACCCACCTGCGCGAGGACGTCATCCCCGAGGCCACCGAGGGCACCTCCCTGGAGGTGTACGTCGGCGGAGTCACCGCGGGCTACGCGGACTTCGCCTCGGTGATCGTCGGCAAGCTGCCGCTCTTCGTGGGCTCCGTCATCGGCCTGGGCTGCCTGCTCCTGCTGCTGGCCTTCCGCAGCTTCGGCATCCCGCTCAAGGCCGCGGTCATGAACGTCGTCGCCGTCGCCTCGTCCTTCGGCATCGTGGTCGCGATCTTCCAGTGGGGCTGGGGGAGCGAGTTGCTGGGGCTGGGGGCGGCCGGCCCGATCGAGCCCTTCCTGCCGGTGATCATGGTCTCGGTGCTCTTCGGGCTCTCCATGGACTACCAGGTCTTCCTCGTCAGCCGCATGTACGAGGAGTGGCGCGAGACCGGTGACAACCGCCGGGCGGTCCGGGTCGGCCTCGCCGAGACCAGCCGTGTGATCAACTCCGCCGCGGTCATCATGATCTCCGTCTTCCTGGCCTTCGTGCTCAGCGGCGACCGCGTGATCGCGATGTTCGGCATCGGCCTGGCGGCCGCCGTCGCGCTCGACGCCTTCGTCCTGCGGACGTTGCTCGTACCGGCGCTGATGCACATGCTGGGTGACTGGAACTGGTGGCTGCCCCGGTGGCTGGAGCGCCGGCTGCCGCGGATCTGCATCGAGGGCCCGGCGGAGCCCGCGGCGACGGCCGTGGACGAGCCCGGTTCTCAGACGGCTCTCAGAATCTGA
- a CDS encoding DUF6191 domain-containing protein, with amino-acid sequence MFNALDELFAPGRRHAEDERNRLELVRDEEGDADPGRGPVDLDSGTVLIRPPRAGG; translated from the coding sequence ATGTTCAACGCGCTGGACGAGCTGTTCGCGCCGGGCCGCAGGCACGCCGAGGACGAGCGCAACCGCCTGGAGCTGGTGCGCGACGAGGAGGGCGACGCGGATCCGGGCCGGGGCCCCGTCGACCTGGACTCGGGCACCGTGCTGATACGTCCGCCGCGGGCCGGCGGCTAG
- a CDS encoding AAA family ATPase, with protein sequence MLGTVQNLSVSPVFVGRTRELTRLTSALARAHAGEPQALVIGGEAGVGKTRLVEEFLAAAQDGPGTVTAVGACVEIGADGLPFAPVATILRALHRRFGDELVAAAAGSEGELARLLPGLGGTDGPDPLADQRDEHGRARLFELTSRLLERLSEERTLVVALEDLHWADRSTRELLGYLLRSLSRGRLVVLATYRSDDIHRRHPLRPFLAELDRMRSVVRLELSRFNRGEVRAQVAGILDSEPSPSMVDRVFGRSDGNPFFVEELACSITQGCRTGLSDSLRDLLLVRVETLPETAQRVARVVAEGGSAVEYRLLEAVAGLGEDELIEALRSAVGAKILLPTDDGDGYRFRHSLVREAVGDDLLPGERSRINRRYAQALEADPGLVPADELPARLASYWYHAHEPAKALPAVLRASVEARRRHAYAEQHRLLERALELWDDTPGEVREELRPVDYVEVFPPCGCDPGSKPLQYMDLLAETTVAARLSADREGAYEVTKRALRLLERSGDPLRAAWFWIQRSRLMVAMGRGDGWAEIAEAQELVRGLPPSPVHAEVLESVGGWAMMHDPGPDGITTAERAIELARLVGAEETELHARVTLGILLADTGDADAGIAELEAARERAAAARYGNLTVNADANLAALLEAVGRSEEAIAVARRGVEGATRHGLRDGATFASANQAESLLALGRWDEAAEVAVRGRENTNHALYLGWAATLLAHLAVLRGEYDRAEAEVAAARDHLGPRDHQPQNTLPLRHLTIAVAAGRGRFLEARAAVRAALEAGFPSAFHRYVWPMLHTAAAVEADALGLPGAEAGRPEMLALIRKAAGRLPRLSPVWAAHALLVEAELLRADGSTDPGPWAAAEEAFAALDRPYPLALVRLRHAEALLARHDPGARDRAAAQLRGACEVADSLGAVPLRDAVRLLARRGRLVLEEPEEAAAPEAAGEPEPFGLTAREREVLRRVAAGYTNRRIAEELFISPKTASVHVSNILAKLGVSGRGEAAALAHRLRLFAGQPG encoded by the coding sequence ATGCTCGGGACCGTGCAGAACCTGTCGGTCAGCCCGGTGTTCGTCGGTCGCACCCGCGAACTGACCCGCCTCACCTCCGCGCTCGCCCGCGCTCATGCGGGCGAGCCGCAGGCGTTGGTGATCGGCGGCGAGGCCGGCGTCGGCAAGACCCGGCTCGTCGAGGAGTTCCTCGCCGCGGCGCAGGACGGGCCGGGGACCGTGACCGCCGTCGGCGCCTGCGTGGAGATCGGCGCGGACGGACTGCCGTTCGCCCCCGTCGCGACGATCCTGCGCGCCCTGCACCGCAGGTTCGGCGACGAACTGGTCGCCGCGGCCGCCGGCAGCGAGGGCGAACTCGCCCGCCTGCTGCCCGGCCTGGGCGGGACGGACGGCCCCGACCCCCTCGCCGACCAGCGCGACGAGCACGGCCGCGCCCGGCTCTTCGAGCTCACCTCGCGGCTGCTGGAACGGCTGTCGGAGGAGCGCACGCTCGTCGTCGCCCTCGAGGACCTGCACTGGGCCGACCGCTCGACCCGCGAACTCCTCGGCTACCTGCTGCGCTCGCTCTCCCGCGGCCGGCTCGTCGTCCTGGCCACCTACCGCTCCGACGACATCCACCGCCGCCACCCGCTGCGGCCCTTCCTCGCCGAGCTCGACCGGATGCGTTCCGTGGTGCGCCTGGAGCTGTCCCGGTTCAACCGCGGCGAGGTCCGCGCCCAGGTGGCCGGCATCCTCGACTCCGAGCCCTCCCCGAGCATGGTCGACCGGGTCTTCGGCCGTTCCGACGGCAACCCCTTCTTCGTCGAGGAACTCGCCTGCAGCATCACCCAGGGCTGCCGCACCGGCCTCAGCGACAGCCTGCGCGACCTGCTGCTCGTCCGGGTCGAGACACTGCCCGAGACCGCGCAGCGCGTCGCCCGCGTCGTCGCCGAGGGCGGCTCCGCCGTCGAGTACCGGCTGCTGGAGGCCGTCGCGGGGCTCGGTGAGGACGAACTCATCGAAGCCCTGCGCTCCGCCGTGGGCGCCAAGATCCTGCTCCCCACCGACGACGGCGACGGCTACCGCTTCCGGCACTCGCTGGTCCGTGAGGCCGTCGGCGACGATCTGCTGCCCGGGGAGCGCAGCCGTATCAACCGCCGTTACGCGCAGGCCCTGGAGGCCGACCCCGGGCTGGTGCCCGCCGACGAACTCCCGGCCCGGCTGGCCAGTTACTGGTACCACGCCCACGAGCCCGCCAAGGCGCTGCCCGCCGTGCTGCGGGCCTCCGTCGAGGCGCGGCGCCGGCACGCCTACGCCGAACAGCACCGGCTGCTCGAACGCGCCCTGGAGCTGTGGGACGACACCCCCGGAGAGGTCCGCGAGGAACTGCGGCCCGTCGACTACGTCGAGGTGTTCCCTCCTTGCGGCTGCGACCCGGGCAGCAAGCCCCTGCAGTACATGGACCTGCTCGCCGAGACGACCGTGGCCGCACGCCTCAGCGCCGACCGCGAGGGCGCCTACGAGGTCACCAAGCGGGCGCTGCGCCTGCTGGAGCGTTCCGGCGACCCGCTGCGCGCCGCCTGGTTCTGGATCCAGCGCTCGCGGCTGATGGTCGCGATGGGCCGCGGCGACGGCTGGGCGGAGATCGCCGAGGCCCAGGAACTCGTCCGCGGGCTGCCGCCGTCCCCGGTCCACGCCGAGGTGCTGGAGAGCGTGGGCGGGTGGGCGATGATGCACGACCCGGGGCCGGACGGCATCACCACGGCGGAGCGCGCCATCGAACTGGCCCGGCTCGTCGGTGCCGAGGAGACGGAGCTCCACGCCCGGGTCACCCTGGGCATCCTGCTCGCCGACACCGGTGACGCCGACGCCGGCATCGCCGAGCTGGAGGCCGCCCGCGAACGGGCCGCCGCCGCCCGGTACGGCAACCTCACGGTGAACGCCGACGCCAACCTCGCCGCCCTGCTGGAGGCCGTGGGCCGCTCGGAGGAGGCGATCGCGGTGGCCCGCCGGGGAGTGGAGGGCGCCACCCGCCACGGGCTGCGCGACGGCGCCACCTTCGCCTCCGCCAACCAGGCCGAGTCCCTGCTCGCCCTCGGGCGCTGGGACGAGGCGGCCGAGGTCGCCGTCCGCGGCCGGGAGAACACCAACCACGCCCTGTACCTCGGCTGGGCCGCGACGCTGCTGGCCCATCTCGCCGTGCTGCGCGGGGAGTACGACCGCGCCGAGGCCGAGGTCGCCGCCGCCCGGGACCATCTGGGCCCCCGGGACCACCAGCCGCAGAACACCCTGCCGCTGCGTCATCTGACCATCGCCGTCGCCGCCGGGCGCGGACGCTTCCTGGAGGCGCGGGCCGCGGTGCGCGCCGCTTTGGAGGCGGGGTTCCCGTCCGCGTTCCACCGCTACGTCTGGCCCATGCTGCACACCGCAGCCGCCGTGGAGGCGGACGCGCTGGGGCTGCCCGGCGCGGAGGCCGGCCGCCCCGAGATGCTCGCCCTCATCCGCAAGGCGGCGGGCCGGCTGCCCCGGCTGTCCCCGGTGTGGGCCGCCCACGCCCTGCTGGTCGAGGCCGAACTGCTGCGCGCCGACGGGAGCACCGACCCCGGGCCCTGGGCCGCCGCGGAGGAGGCCTTCGCCGCCCTCGACCGCCCGTACCCGCTCGCCCTGGTACGGCTCCGGCACGCCGAGGCCCTGCTCGCCCGGCACGATCCAGGCGCCCGTGACCGCGCGGCCGCCCAGCTGCGCGGGGCGTGCGAGGTCGCCGACTCCCTGGGGGCCGTCCCGCTGCGCGACGCCGTCCGGCTGCTCGCCCGGCGGGGCCGGCTGGTGCTGGAGGAACCGGAGGAGGCCGCCGCGCCCGAAGCCGCCGGGGAACCGGAGCCCTTCGGCCTGACCGCGCGCGAGCGCGAGGTGCTGCGCCGGGTCGCCGCCGGCTACACCAACCGCCGCATCGCCGAGGAGCTGTTCATCTCGCCGAAGACCGCGAGCGTGCACGTCTCCAACATCCTCGCCAAGCTCGGTGTCTCGGGCCGCGGTGAGGCGGCCGCGCTCGCCCACCGGCTGCGGCTGTTCGCCGGGCAGCCGGGCTGA
- a CDS encoding aldo/keto reductase has protein sequence MECRTVGSAALEVGAVGLGCMPMSWAYTASRQDGESSLRAVHAAVDHGTTLLDTADMYGPFTNELLLGRVLRERRREVFVSTKCGLLVGEQHLVANGRPSYVKRACDASLRRLQTDVIDLYQLHRADPEVPVEETWGAMAELVAAGKVRALGWCAVGARAARRPGAGIYDETLRQLRRAQQVFPVSCVQAELSVWSPEALAQLLPWCTQRGVGFMAAMPLGNGFLTGTLTPGQGFEPDDVRARHPRFTAEMMAANQPIVAGLRRVAEVHGATPAQVALAWVLAQGPQVVPIPGAKRERWTVENAGAAELRLSDEDFAEIAALPPARGSWD, from the coding sequence GTGGAGTGCAGGACGGTCGGATCGGCGGCTCTGGAGGTGGGCGCCGTCGGCCTGGGATGCATGCCGATGAGCTGGGCGTACACGGCGTCCCGGCAGGACGGCGAATCGTCACTGCGGGCCGTGCACGCGGCGGTCGACCACGGCACGACGCTGCTGGACACCGCCGACATGTACGGGCCGTTCACCAACGAGCTGCTGCTGGGGCGGGTGCTGAGGGAACGTCGCCGGGAGGTCTTCGTCTCCACCAAGTGCGGACTGCTCGTCGGTGAGCAGCACCTGGTGGCCAACGGCCGTCCCTCGTACGTGAAGCGGGCCTGCGACGCGTCGCTGCGGCGGCTGCAGACGGACGTGATCGACCTCTACCAGTTGCACCGGGCCGATCCGGAGGTCCCCGTCGAGGAGACGTGGGGCGCGATGGCGGAGCTGGTCGCGGCCGGCAAGGTGCGCGCGCTGGGGTGGTGCGCGGTGGGCGCGCGGGCGGCCCGGCGCCCGGGTGCGGGCATATACGACGAGACACTGCGGCAGTTGCGCCGCGCCCAGCAGGTCTTCCCGGTCAGCTGCGTGCAGGCCGAGCTGTCGGTGTGGTCGCCCGAGGCGCTGGCGCAGCTGCTGCCCTGGTGCACGCAGCGAGGGGTCGGGTTCATGGCCGCGATGCCGCTCGGCAACGGCTTCCTGACGGGCACGCTCACCCCCGGACAGGGCTTCGAGCCGGACGACGTACGGGCCCGCCATCCCCGGTTCACGGCCGAGATGATGGCCGCCAACCAGCCGATCGTCGCGGGACTGCGCCGGGTCGCCGAGGTGCACGGCGCGACGCCCGCGCAGGTCGCGCTGGCCTGGGTGCTGGCCCAGGGACCGCAGGTCGTGCCGATCCCCGGCGCGAAGCGGGAGCGGTGGACGGTGGAGAACGCCGGCGCCGCGGAACTACGTCTGTCCGACGAGGACTTCGCGGAGATCGCGGCGCTGCCGCCGGCGCGGGGCTCCTGGGACTGA
- the gatB gene encoding Asp-tRNA(Asn)/Glu-tRNA(Gln) amidotransferase subunit GatB has protein sequence MTVTDLVSYEDALASYDPVMGLEVHVELGTKTKMFCGCSTTLGAEPNSQVCPVCLGMPGALPAVNATGVESAIKIGLALNCEIAQWCRFARKNYFYPDMPKNFQTSQYDEPIAFNGYLDVQLEDGEVFRVEIERAHMEEDTGKSTHVGGATGRIHGASHSLLDYNRAGIPLIEIVTKPIEGAGERAPEVAKAYVTELRELIKALGVSEARMEMGQMRCDVNLSLRPIGREKFGTRSETKNVNSLRSVERAVRFEIQRHAAVLSSGGTIVQETRHFHEDTGSTTSGRIKEEAEDYRYFPEPDLVPVAPAREWVEELRAGLPELPRVRRARLQEDWGISDHEMQSVLNAGAIDPIVATMEAGADAAAARKWWMGELARRSNEDGVELTALPIAPAQVARVAALVAEGSLNDKLARQVIEGVLDGEGEPDEVVEKRGLKVVSDEGALGAAVDEAIAANAAVADKIRGGNLAAAGALIGAVMKITRGQADAKRVRELVLEKLGVQG, from the coding sequence GTGACCGTCACGGACCTGGTGTCGTACGAGGACGCGCTCGCGTCCTATGACCCGGTGATGGGCCTCGAGGTCCACGTCGAGCTCGGCACCAAGACGAAGATGTTCTGCGGCTGCTCGACGACACTCGGCGCCGAGCCCAACAGCCAGGTGTGCCCGGTGTGCCTGGGCATGCCCGGCGCGCTGCCGGCCGTCAACGCGACCGGCGTCGAGTCCGCCATCAAGATCGGCCTCGCGCTCAACTGCGAGATCGCGCAGTGGTGCCGCTTCGCCCGGAAGAACTACTTCTACCCGGACATGCCGAAGAACTTCCAGACCTCCCAGTACGACGAGCCGATCGCCTTCAACGGCTACCTCGACGTGCAGCTGGAGGACGGCGAGGTCTTCCGCGTGGAGATCGAGCGCGCCCACATGGAGGAGGACACCGGCAAGTCGACCCACGTGGGCGGCGCCACCGGCCGCATCCACGGCGCCTCGCACTCGCTGCTGGACTACAACCGGGCCGGCATCCCGCTGATCGAGATCGTCACCAAGCCGATCGAGGGCGCCGGCGAGCGCGCGCCCGAGGTCGCCAAGGCGTACGTGACCGAACTGCGCGAGCTGATCAAGGCGCTGGGCGTCTCCGAGGCCCGCATGGAGATGGGCCAGATGCGCTGCGACGTCAACCTGTCGCTGCGCCCCATCGGCCGGGAGAAGTTCGGCACCCGCAGCGAGACCAAGAACGTCAACTCGCTGCGCAGCGTCGAGCGGGCCGTCCGCTTCGAGATCCAGCGGCACGCTGCCGTGCTCTCCTCCGGCGGCACGATCGTCCAGGAGACCCGGCACTTCCACGAGGACACCGGCTCCACCACCTCCGGTCGCATCAAGGAGGAGGCGGAGGACTACCGGTACTTCCCGGAGCCCGACCTCGTCCCCGTCGCCCCGGCCCGTGAGTGGGTCGAGGAGCTGCGGGCGGGCCTGCCCGAGCTCCCGCGGGTGCGCCGGGCGCGCCTGCAGGAGGACTGGGGCATCTCCGACCATGAGATGCAGTCGGTGCTCAACGCCGGTGCGATCGACCCGATCGTCGCCACCATGGAGGCGGGCGCCGACGCGGCCGCCGCGCGCAAGTGGTGGATGGGCGAGCTGGCCCGCCGCTCCAACGAGGACGGCGTGGAACTGACCGCCCTGCCCATCGCCCCGGCCCAGGTGGCCCGGGTGGCGGCCCTGGTGGCCGAGGGCTCGCTCAACGACAAGCTGGCCCGCCAGGTCATCGAGGGCGTGCTGGACGGCGAGGGCGAGCCGGACGAGGTCGTCGAGAAGCGCGGTCTGAAGGTCGTCTCGGACGAGGGCGCGCTCGGCGCGGCCGTCGACGAGGCCATCGCGGCCAACGCCGCCGTCGCGGACAAGATCCGTGGCGGCAACCTGGCGGCGGCGGGCGCGCTCATCGGCGCCGTCATGAAGATCACCCGCGGTCAGGCCGACGCCAAGCGCGTGCGCGAGCTCGTGCTGGAGAAGCTGGGCGTCCAGGGCTGA